In one Streptomyces sp. T12 genomic region, the following are encoded:
- a CDS encoding chaplin encodes MRRVTRNGVIAFAATGAMAVTMPAYADSAADGAAADSPGLISGNTIQLPVHVPVNVCGNTVNVVGLLNPAVGNTCTNAGGGKAGAASKGGASAEGSGKDSPGVVSGNTIQLPVHLPVNVSGNTVNVVGVGNPATGNESVNTPGNHPPRTTKPTPKPSVPPARHQPRPVPPAFVPHGPEGALAHTGADQTLAAVAGGTLLVLSGAVLYRRFRPLAVR; translated from the coding sequence ATGAGACGGGTTACCCGAAACGGTGTGATCGCCTTCGCCGCCACCGGCGCGATGGCTGTGACGATGCCGGCGTATGCCGATTCCGCGGCGGACGGTGCCGCGGCCGACTCACCCGGGCTGATCTCCGGCAACACCATCCAGCTCCCGGTGCACGTCCCGGTGAACGTGTGCGGCAACACCGTGAACGTGGTGGGGCTGCTCAACCCCGCCGTGGGCAACACCTGCACCAACGCGGGCGGTGGCAAGGCGGGAGCCGCGTCGAAGGGCGGGGCCTCGGCCGAGGGAAGCGGAAAGGATTCGCCGGGCGTCGTCTCCGGCAACACCATCCAGCTGCCGGTCCACCTCCCTGTGAACGTCAGCGGCAACACGGTGAACGTGGTCGGCGTCGGCAACCCGGCGACCGGCAACGAGTCCGTGAACACCCCCGGCAACCACCCTCCGCGCACCACGAAGCCGACGCCGAAGCCGTCCGTACCGCCGGCGAGGCACCAGCCGCGTCCGGTGCCGCCCGCGTTCGTCCCGCACGGGCCCGAGGGCGCCCTCGCCCACACCGGAGCGGACCAGACCCTCGCCGCCGTGGCGGGCGGCACGCTTCTCGTCCTGAGCGGCGCCGTCCTGTACCGGCGCTTCCGTCCCCTGGCGGTGCGCTGA
- a CDS encoding GNAT family N-acetyltransferase: MTSPAPEDLVVTRAGLDDWPVIRGWAAGEGWNPGLADGPAFFAEDPDGFFLGRIGGEPVSAISVVNYGTDYAFLGHYLVRPDLRGRGHGLTTWKTALAHAGNRTIGLDGVVAQQDNYRRSGFELAHRTVRFSGIAPASEVPADVRVVRSEDIEDITAYDATCTPADRPRFLAHWLTGTGHHAVVRRTGDRVTGYGVIRAGHDCPRIGPLFADTAEDARALFAALTAEPAGREVAIDVPEPNAAGVALAEAAGFSPSFETARMYTGPVRPYAEERVFGVTTLELG, encoded by the coding sequence ATGACCTCTCCGGCCCCCGAAGACCTCGTCGTCACCCGTGCAGGCCTCGACGACTGGCCGGTCATCCGCGGATGGGCCGCGGGTGAGGGCTGGAACCCGGGGCTCGCCGACGGACCGGCCTTCTTCGCCGAGGACCCCGACGGCTTCTTCCTCGGCAGGATCGGCGGCGAGCCCGTCTCGGCGATCTCGGTCGTCAACTACGGCACGGACTACGCCTTCCTCGGCCACTACCTGGTCCGCCCCGACCTGCGCGGCCGCGGCCACGGCCTCACCACGTGGAAGACCGCGCTGGCCCACGCCGGAAACCGCACGATCGGACTCGACGGGGTCGTCGCCCAGCAGGACAACTACCGCCGCTCCGGCTTCGAACTCGCCCACCGCACGGTCCGGTTCAGCGGAATCGCCCCCGCCTCCGAGGTGCCTGCGGATGTGCGGGTCGTACGGTCCGAGGACATCGAGGACATCACCGCGTACGACGCCACCTGCACCCCGGCCGACCGCCCCCGCTTCCTCGCGCACTGGCTCACCGGCACCGGACACCACGCCGTGGTCCGCCGCACCGGCGACCGCGTCACCGGCTACGGCGTGATCCGCGCCGGTCACGACTGCCCGCGCATCGGCCCGCTCTTCGCCGACACCGCCGAGGACGCGCGGGCCCTGTTCGCCGCCCTGACCGCCGAGCCGGCCGGTCGCGAGGTCGCCATCGACGTGCCCGAGCCCAACGCGGCGGGCGTGGCTCTCGCCGAGGCGGCCGGTTTCAGCCCCTCCTTCGAGACGGCCCGCATGTACACGGGCCCGGTGCGGCCGTACGCCGAGGAGCGTGTGTTCGGCGTCACCACCCTGGAACTGGGCTAG
- a CDS encoding epoxide hydrolase family protein, which produces MTTPHVFPLEPTPIHVSDEVLDDLRARLTLTRPPLDEGNGDWSYGTPDSYLRELVAYWRDGYDWRKAEAAINVYEHYQVSVAGVPVHFMRKPGRGPRPIPLILTHGWPWTFWHWSKVIDPLADPAAFGGDPADAFDVIVPSLPGFGFPGPLTAFPDVNFWKVSDLWHTLMTETLGYEKYAAGGCDIGGIVSSQLGHKYADELYGIHIGSGLPLDFFTGPRAWDFARNRPLTDDQPADVRARIIELDHRWAPHLAVHMLDGATLAHGLSDSPAGLLAWLLERWNAWSDNGGDVESVFTKDDLLTHATIYWVNNSIATSMRYYANANRYPWAPAHDRTPVVQAPVGLTFVTYENPPGIHTADERVRAFKTGPQADWFNHVNVNAHDHGGHFIPWENPDAWVSDLRRTFHGRRP; this is translated from the coding sequence GTGACCACCCCTCACGTCTTCCCCCTGGAGCCCACCCCGATCCACGTGTCCGACGAGGTCCTCGATGACCTGCGCGCCCGTCTCACACTGACCCGTCCGCCGCTGGACGAGGGGAATGGGGACTGGTCCTACGGCACCCCGGACAGCTATCTCCGTGAACTGGTCGCCTACTGGCGGGACGGATACGACTGGCGCAAGGCCGAGGCCGCCATCAATGTCTACGAGCACTACCAGGTGAGCGTCGCCGGTGTCCCGGTGCACTTCATGCGCAAGCCCGGCCGCGGCCCCCGCCCGATCCCGTTGATCCTCACCCACGGCTGGCCGTGGACGTTCTGGCACTGGTCGAAGGTGATCGACCCGCTCGCCGACCCGGCCGCGTTCGGCGGTGACCCCGCCGACGCGTTCGACGTCATCGTGCCGTCCCTGCCCGGCTTCGGTTTCCCCGGCCCGCTCACCGCCTTTCCGGACGTCAACTTCTGGAAGGTCTCCGACCTCTGGCACACCCTGATGACCGAGACCCTGGGATACGAGAAGTACGCCGCCGGGGGCTGCGACATCGGCGGGATCGTCTCCAGCCAGCTCGGCCACAAGTACGCCGACGAGCTGTACGGCATCCACATCGGCTCCGGGCTGCCGCTCGACTTCTTCACCGGCCCCCGCGCCTGGGACTTCGCCCGGAATCGGCCCCTCACCGACGACCAGCCCGCCGACGTCCGCGCCCGCATCATCGAGCTGGACCACCGCTGGGCGCCCCACCTCGCCGTGCACATGCTCGACGGCGCCACCCTGGCCCACGGGCTGAGCGACTCCCCCGCCGGACTGCTCGCCTGGCTGCTGGAGCGCTGGAACGCCTGGAGCGACAACGGCGGCGACGTCGAGTCCGTCTTCACCAAGGACGACCTGCTCACCCACGCCACGATCTACTGGGTGAACAACTCCATCGCCACGTCGATGCGTTACTACGCCAACGCCAACCGCTACCCCTGGGCCCCCGCCCACGACCGCACCCCGGTCGTGCAGGCCCCGGTCGGCCTCACCTTCGTCACGTACGAGAACCCGCCCGGCATCCACACCGCCGACGAGCGCGTCCGGGCGTTCAAGACCGGCCCGCAGGCCGATTGGTTCAACCACGTCAACGTCAACGCCCACGACCACGGCGGCCACTTCATCCCCTGGGAGAACCCCGACGCCTGGGTGAGCGACCTGCGCCGCACCTTCCACGGCCGCAGGCCCTGA
- a CDS encoding nucleoside deaminase: MVVKDAELPHLRRCVALAAQALEAGDEPFGSVLVGADGVVLAEDHNRVASGDRTRHPEFELARWSAAHMTPEERAAATVYTSGEHCPMCAAAHAWVGLGRIVYVASSEQLAGWLGELGVPAPPVRTLPVQEVAPGVVVDGPVPELTDDMRALHFRFHRRTG; the protein is encoded by the coding sequence ATGGTCGTGAAGGACGCCGAACTGCCGCACCTGCGCCGTTGCGTCGCGCTCGCGGCGCAAGCGCTGGAGGCCGGGGACGAGCCGTTCGGTTCGGTGCTGGTGGGGGCGGACGGCGTGGTGCTCGCCGAGGATCACAACCGGGTGGCCTCGGGCGACCGCACCCGGCACCCCGAGTTCGAACTGGCCCGCTGGTCCGCCGCTCATATGACGCCCGAGGAGCGGGCGGCCGCCACGGTGTACACCTCCGGCGAGCACTGCCCGATGTGCGCGGCCGCGCATGCGTGGGTGGGCCTGGGACGCATCGTGTACGTCGCCTCGTCGGAACAACTGGCCGGGTGGCTGGGCGAGTTGGGGGTACCGGCTCCGCCCGTGCGGACTCTTCCGGTCCAGGAGGTCGCCCCCGGTGTGGTCGTGGACGGCCCGGTGCCCGAGCTGACGGACGACATGCGCGCACTGCACTTCCGCTTCCACCGGCGAACCGGCTGA
- a CDS encoding GNAT family N-acetyltransferase, translated as MDHAGVLALFDRDMREGARPDGPDALVERVGGVVRQVSSALGWNGVVWSDLDEAGADAAIAAQIAHFRGLGREFEWKLYGHDLPVDLGQRLRDAGFTAEPEETLMIGEVADLNLDAEPPEGVRMISVTDRAGVDLVAEVHEKAFGTDGSRLRHQLLAQLTADPDTVVAVVALAGDTPVSAARMELVPGTRFAGLWGGGTVEGWRGRGIYRALVAHRARAAVDRGYRYLQVDAMSTSRPILERLGFEPLTTTTPYVYTP; from the coding sequence ATGGATCATGCCGGCGTGCTCGCCCTCTTCGACCGGGACATGCGGGAAGGCGCGCGGCCGGACGGTCCCGACGCCCTGGTCGAGAGAGTCGGCGGGGTGGTCCGCCAGGTGTCGTCCGCACTCGGCTGGAACGGCGTCGTGTGGTCCGACCTCGACGAGGCGGGCGCCGACGCGGCGATCGCCGCACAGATCGCCCACTTCCGCGGGCTGGGGCGCGAGTTCGAGTGGAAGCTCTACGGCCATGACCTCCCGGTCGACCTCGGACAGCGGCTCAGGGACGCGGGGTTCACGGCCGAGCCCGAGGAGACGCTGATGATCGGCGAGGTCGCCGACCTGAACCTGGACGCGGAGCCGCCGGAAGGCGTCCGCATGATCTCCGTGACCGACCGGGCGGGCGTGGACCTCGTCGCGGAGGTGCACGAGAAGGCCTTCGGCACCGACGGCTCCCGGCTCCGGCACCAGCTGCTCGCCCAGCTCACGGCCGACCCGGACACCGTGGTCGCGGTCGTCGCGCTGGCCGGCGACACTCCGGTCAGCGCGGCCCGGATGGAGCTCGTGCCGGGGACGCGGTTCGCCGGGCTGTGGGGCGGCGGGACCGTCGAGGGCTGGCGGGGCCGGGGCATCTACCGCGCGCTGGTCGCCCACCGGGCCCGCGCCGCCGTGGACCGTGGCTACCGGTACCTCCAGGTCGACGCCATGAGCACGAGCCGGCCCATCCTGGAACGACTCGGCTTCGAACCGCTGACCACGACGACGCCGTACGTGTACACGCCGTAG
- a CDS encoding NAD(P)-dependent oxidoreductase — protein MTTNQSNDSAHSRSILLAGAGGVLGRHITHALTQAGHKVTGLGRGGRNDIQADLTDRDALLRAVDGHHFDTVIHAATALRKPPMRHRDMHATNVLRTDGTAHLIEAAQATGARRFVTESMVFGYGYGDHGDHVIVEDDLFGLRGRSPELERHIAAMRIKEQLTFGTSGLDGIALRFGLFYGPGGTDGLLPMLRKRQLPVPADHGRVLPWIDLTDAARAVVAAVERGRPGQAYNIADRTPMGFGTHVRCVAEEFGLPKPLTVPLWLMRPMSYAHTVMSTTLRVSTAKAERELGWTPAHPATRDGLAAMRAAART, from the coding sequence ATGACGACGAACCAGAGCAACGACAGCGCCCACAGCCGGAGCATCCTCCTCGCGGGCGCCGGCGGCGTCCTGGGCAGGCACATCACCCACGCCCTGACTCAGGCGGGCCACAAGGTCACCGGCCTCGGCCGGGGCGGGCGCAACGACATCCAGGCCGACCTGACGGACCGCGACGCCCTGCTGCGCGCCGTCGACGGCCACCACTTCGACACGGTGATCCACGCCGCGACCGCACTGCGCAAGCCGCCCATGCGCCACCGCGACATGCACGCCACCAACGTGCTGCGCACCGACGGCACCGCCCACCTGATCGAGGCCGCGCAGGCCACCGGCGCCCGGCGCTTCGTGACGGAGTCCATGGTCTTCGGATACGGCTACGGCGACCACGGCGACCATGTGATCGTCGAGGACGACCTCTTCGGTCTGCGCGGCCGCTCCCCGGAGCTGGAACGGCACATCGCGGCGATGCGCATCAAGGAACAACTCACCTTCGGCACCTCCGGGTTGGACGGCATCGCACTGCGCTTCGGCCTGTTCTACGGCCCTGGCGGCACCGACGGCCTCCTGCCGATGCTGCGCAAGCGGCAACTGCCCGTCCCCGCCGATCACGGCCGGGTCCTGCCCTGGATCGACCTCACCGACGCGGCCCGAGCGGTGGTCGCCGCCGTCGAGCGGGGGCGCCCCGGCCAGGCGTACAACATCGCCGACCGCACCCCGATGGGTTTCGGGACCCATGTCCGGTGCGTGGCCGAGGAGTTCGGGCTGCCGAAACCGCTGACCGTACCGCTGTGGCTGATGCGGCCCATGTCGTACGCGCATACGGTGATGTCGACGACGCTACGGGTGTCCACGGCGAAGGCGGAGCGGGAGCTCGGCTGGACGCCCGCTCACCCGGCGACCCGCGACGGCCTCGCCGCGATGCGGGCCGCGGCACGCACGTGA
- a CDS encoding GlsB/YeaQ/YmgE family stress response membrane protein: protein MEISGIISAIIIGIIIGVLGRLVVPGRQRIGVLWTILVGIVAALLGSALAAGLDVADTDGVDWIEWLIQIGLAALGVAALDRTKARR, encoded by the coding sequence ATGGAGATCTCGGGCATCATCAGTGCCATCATTATCGGCATCATCATTGGTGTGCTGGGGCGCCTCGTGGTGCCGGGCCGTCAGCGCATCGGGGTCCTGTGGACCATCCTCGTCGGCATCGTGGCCGCACTGCTCGGCTCGGCGCTCGCGGCCGGCCTCGACGTGGCCGACACCGACGGCGTCGACTGGATCGAGTGGCTCATCCAGATCGGCCTCGCCGCACTGGGCGTCGCCGCACTGGACCGGACGAAGGCGCGCCGCTGA
- a CDS encoding AAA family ATPase gives MDHAEVLLIGGRAGVGKTTVGWEVSARLRAAQVAHAVIDGDFMGAVHPAPAGDARRAGITERNLAAVWGNYAELGYRRLVYTNTVSVLDEAAPMFRRAMGDGVRLVRVLLTATDETAEQRLAGRELGSELEHEVRGSARKARLLDERAPADVVRVVTDGRPVIDIAAEAVAATGWSRRSRAGTER, from the coding sequence ATGGATCATGCGGAAGTACTACTCATCGGAGGACGGGCCGGGGTCGGCAAGACCACGGTGGGCTGGGAGGTCTCGGCTCGGCTGCGGGCCGCGCAGGTCGCGCATGCCGTGATCGACGGCGACTTCATGGGAGCCGTCCATCCGGCACCGGCCGGGGACGCGCGCCGGGCCGGCATCACGGAGCGGAACCTGGCCGCCGTGTGGGGGAACTACGCCGAGCTCGGATACCGGCGTCTCGTCTATACGAACACCGTCAGTGTGCTCGACGAGGCAGCACCCATGTTCCGCCGGGCCATGGGTGACGGCGTACGGCTCGTACGGGTTCTGCTCACTGCCACCGACGAGACGGCCGAACAGCGGCTGGCCGGGCGCGAGCTGGGCTCCGAGCTGGAGCACGAGGTGCGGGGCAGCGCCCGCAAGGCACGGCTCCTGGACGAGCGGGCGCCCGCGGACGTCGTACGTGTGGTGACCGACGGCCGCCCGGTGATCGACATAGCGGCGGAGGCGGTGGCCGCCACCGGGTGGTCACGGAGATCGCGGGCAGGAACCGAGCGGTGA
- a CDS encoding phosphotransferase family protein gives MEERVLGGGSVNEVVRVGATVRRTSHERSGYVRELLAFFEERGWDGAPRHLGTDERGREVFAYLEGRAAVTPRERAAACTDAALVRVAQLVRHFHDLTHGTSLAGDRDVVCHNDLAPKNTVYGAVDGGEWWPTAFVDWDIAAPGERVHDLAHVCWQYLDLGPGITDVSEAARRIALVCDAYGPGCGSEGIVDVILWWQDRCWRGIESGAQRGEPAMAGLREGGAVEEVRNAYAWVAGHRRELEAFLF, from the coding sequence ATGGAGGAGCGGGTGCTCGGTGGCGGGTCAGTTAACGAGGTCGTGCGGGTGGGGGCGACCGTACGGCGTACGTCGCACGAACGGTCCGGGTATGTGCGGGAGTTGCTCGCCTTCTTCGAGGAGCGTGGTTGGGACGGGGCGCCGCGCCACCTCGGGACGGACGAGCGGGGCCGGGAGGTGTTCGCATACCTCGAAGGCCGGGCGGCCGTCACTCCCCGGGAGCGGGCGGCGGCATGCACCGACGCGGCGCTCGTGCGGGTCGCTCAACTCGTCCGCCACTTCCATGACTTGACGCACGGAACGTCACTGGCGGGCGACCGGGACGTCGTATGCCACAACGACCTTGCCCCGAAGAACACGGTGTACGGGGCGGTGGACGGCGGCGAGTGGTGGCCGACCGCCTTCGTCGACTGGGACATCGCCGCGCCAGGCGAGCGCGTCCATGACCTCGCCCATGTGTGCTGGCAGTACCTGGATCTGGGTCCGGGGATCACCGATGTGTCCGAAGCCGCCCGGCGCATCGCCCTCGTGTGCGACGCGTACGGGCCGGGCTGTGGCAGCGAGGGGATCGTCGACGTGATCCTTTGGTGGCAGGACCGCTGCTGGCGGGGTATCGAGTCCGGCGCGCAGCGCGGTGAGCCCGCCATGGCCGGGCTGCGGGAAGGCGGGGCCGTGGAGGAGGTTCGGAACGCGTACGCCTGGGTGGCGGGACACCGGCGCGAGCTGGAGGCCTTCCTGTTCTGA
- a CDS encoding metalloregulator ArsR/SmtB family transcription factor, which translates to MDKVFKALADDTRRRLLDRLHEDNGQTLGELCARIDMTRQSVTQHLAVLEAANLVSAVRRGREKLHYLNPVPLHEIQERWIDKFERPRLSVLGAVKRRAEEAMTDKPTFVYVTYIESTPEKVWDALTDADLTAAYWGHSNVSDWRPGSRWEHVRTDGSGIADVIGTVVESERPSRLVTTWVAPDEEGQEDKYSRVTFDIQQHAEIVRLTVTHEDLPDESARADVSSGWPAVLSNLKSLLETGHVLPQEPWLMPAR; encoded by the coding sequence ATGGACAAGGTCTTCAAGGCGCTGGCCGACGACACGCGCAGACGGCTCCTGGACCGGCTGCACGAGGACAACGGGCAGACCTTGGGGGAGCTGTGTGCGCGGATCGACATGACGCGCCAGTCGGTGACCCAGCATCTGGCCGTCCTGGAGGCCGCCAACCTGGTCAGCGCGGTGCGGCGGGGGCGGGAGAAGCTGCACTACCTCAATCCGGTCCCGCTCCACGAGATCCAGGAGCGGTGGATCGACAAGTTCGAGCGCCCGCGCCTGAGCGTGCTCGGCGCCGTGAAACGACGAGCCGAGGAAGCCATGACCGACAAGCCCACATTCGTGTACGTCACCTACATCGAGAGCACGCCCGAGAAGGTCTGGGACGCGCTCACCGACGCGGACCTGACCGCCGCCTACTGGGGTCACAGCAACGTCTCGGACTGGCGGCCCGGATCCCGCTGGGAACACGTGCGTACGGACGGCTCCGGCATCGCCGACGTCATCGGCACCGTCGTGGAGAGCGAGCGCCCGAGCCGCCTGGTCACCACCTGGGTGGCCCCGGACGAGGAGGGGCAGGAGGACAAGTACTCCCGGGTCACCTTCGACATCCAGCAGCACGCCGAAATCGTCCGCCTCACCGTGACCCACGAGGACCTCCCGGACGAGAGCGCGCGCGCCGACGTGTCGTCCGGCTGGCCGGCGGTGCTGTCCAACCTCAAGTCGCTCCTGGAGACCGGCCACGTACTGCCTCAGGAGCCGTGGCTGATGCCGGCTCGTTGA
- a CDS encoding SPW repeat protein, with translation MANVQPTRGDITGHPDVSEMRERYDRMLGGRDVALVDGPVFLLGLYCAVSPWILHYTTSQPPLVTHNLIVGIAIGLLALGFTRAPERMYGLSWAFCAMGAWMIIAPWVVGDSPDAGVVVNNIIIGALAVILGLICAGTAARSTPRP, from the coding sequence ATGGCCAATGTGCAGCCCACCAGAGGTGACATAACCGGCCACCCGGATGTATCCGAAATGCGGGAACGCTACGACCGCATGCTCGGCGGCCGTGACGTGGCACTCGTGGACGGACCGGTGTTCCTGCTCGGTCTGTACTGTGCGGTGTCCCCCTGGATACTCCACTACACGACCAGCCAGCCTCCGCTCGTGACCCACAACCTGATCGTGGGCATCGCGATCGGCCTGCTGGCCCTCGGGTTCACCCGGGCTCCGGAGCGTATGTACGGCCTCAGCTGGGCCTTCTGCGCGATGGGCGCCTGGATGATCATCGCGCCGTGGGTCGTCGGCGACAGCCCGGACGCGGGTGTCGTCGTCAACAACATCATCATCGGCGCACTGGCCGTGATCCTGGGGCTGATCTGCGCCGGTACGGCGGCCAGGAGCACCCCCAGGCCGTGA
- a CDS encoding YciI family protein gives MKYYLLSVVQPVGDELPPPEVLAEIGKNLDVFHQELRQAGAWVFAGGLHGPESSTVLRPSAGDVLITDGPYAEGKEMLGGICLIKAPDLDAALGWGRKAALATTLPIEVRPFMGEAED, from the coding sequence ATGAAGTACTACCTGCTCAGCGTGGTACAGCCCGTGGGTGACGAGCTGCCCCCGCCGGAGGTGCTCGCCGAGATCGGCAAGAACCTCGATGTCTTCCACCAGGAGCTGAGGCAGGCCGGTGCCTGGGTCTTCGCCGGGGGACTGCACGGACCGGAGTCGTCCACCGTGCTGAGGCCCAGCGCCGGTGACGTCCTGATCACCGACGGACCGTACGCCGAGGGCAAGGAGATGCTCGGCGGGATCTGCCTGATCAAGGCGCCCGACCTGGACGCGGCCCTCGGATGGGGGCGCAAGGCGGCGCTGGCGACCACCCTTCCCATCGAGGTGCGGCCGTTCATGGGCGAAGCCGAGGACTGA
- a CDS encoding RNA polymerase sigma factor: protein MTAPDVEAVFRTEYGRAVAVLVRFLGDIDLAEEAVQDAFTTAVRRWPETGAPPSPAGWIITTARNRAIDRLRREAKRDERHAEAALLHALHAPPEEGPVRDERLRLIFTCCHPALAPQARVALTLRLLGGLTTARIARAFLVPEPAMAQRLVRAKAKIRDARIPYRVPRDADLPDRLNGVLAVVYLIFNEGYGGSPELCAEAVRLGRLLAELMPDEPEVTGLLALMLLVESRRPAREDADGALVPLPEQDRERWDRDLVAEGQALVRRCLRRNQPGPYQIQAAIQAVHSDAPTAEATDWGQVLQLYDQLMVLAPSPVVALNRAVAVAEVEGARVALDLVDSLDLEGYHVFHAVRADLLRRLGRDAEAVRAYEAALALTGSPAERVWLERRRRALTR from the coding sequence ATGACGGCCCCCGACGTCGAGGCCGTCTTCCGTACCGAGTACGGCCGCGCGGTCGCCGTCCTCGTCCGCTTCCTCGGCGACATCGACCTCGCCGAGGAAGCGGTCCAGGACGCTTTCACCACGGCGGTACGGCGCTGGCCGGAGACCGGTGCGCCGCCGAGCCCGGCCGGGTGGATCATCACGACCGCCCGCAACCGGGCGATCGACCGGCTGCGCCGCGAGGCCAAGCGGGACGAACGGCACGCCGAGGCCGCCCTGCTGCACGCCCTTCACGCACCGCCCGAGGAGGGCCCCGTGCGCGACGAACGGCTCCGGCTCATCTTCACCTGCTGCCATCCCGCCCTCGCCCCCCAGGCCCGGGTCGCCCTCACCCTGCGCCTCCTCGGCGGACTCACCACCGCCCGGATCGCCCGCGCCTTCCTGGTGCCCGAGCCGGCCATGGCCCAGCGGCTGGTGCGGGCCAAGGCGAAGATCCGCGACGCGCGCATCCCGTATCGCGTGCCCCGCGACGCCGACCTCCCGGACCGGCTGAACGGCGTCCTCGCCGTCGTCTACCTGATCTTCAACGAGGGCTACGGCGGCTCGCCCGAGCTGTGCGCGGAAGCCGTACGCCTGGGCCGGCTGCTCGCCGAGCTGATGCCGGACGAGCCCGAGGTCACCGGCCTGCTCGCGCTGATGCTCCTCGTCGAGTCCCGCCGGCCCGCACGGGAGGACGCCGACGGGGCGCTCGTGCCGCTGCCCGAGCAGGACCGGGAGCGCTGGGACCGCGACCTCGTCGCGGAAGGACAGGCCCTCGTACGGCGGTGCCTGCGCCGGAACCAGCCGGGGCCCTACCAGATCCAGGCCGCCATTCAGGCCGTGCACAGCGACGCGCCCACCGCCGAGGCCACGGACTGGGGGCAGGTTCTCCAGCTGTACGACCAGCTGATGGTTCTGGCCCCCAGCCCCGTCGTCGCCCTGAACCGGGCGGTGGCCGTGGCCGAGGTCGAGGGCGCGCGAGTGGCCCTCGACCTCGTGGACAGCCTCGACCTGGAGGGCTACCACGTCTTCCACGCGGTCCGCGCCGACCTGCTGCGGCGCCTCGGCCGGGACGCGGAGGCGGTTCGGGCGTACGAGGCCGCGCTCGCCCTGACCGGGAGCCCGGCGGAGCGTGTCTGGCTCGAGCGCCGGCGCCGCGCCCTCACACGCTGA
- the urtE gene encoding urea ABC transporter ATP-binding subunit UrtE, translated as MLQIDDVRVGYHRSSVLHGVSVEVPRDGVAAVLGHNGAGKSTLLRAAVGLLTPTSGTIRLDGEDITRRKPHERVARGMAYVPQGQQSFPHLTTAENLQLVADGRRRGKESVAEALDLFPALRALSNRRAGLLSGGQRQQLAIARALVTEPRLLLLDEPTEGIQPSVVAEIEETILALAARGGLSVLLVEQHVGFAMRAAQRYYVLEAGRVTSFGDGGAEGEVAVREALSV; from the coding sequence ATGCTCCAGATCGACGACGTACGCGTCGGCTACCACCGCAGCTCCGTCCTGCACGGCGTGTCCGTCGAGGTGCCCAGGGACGGCGTGGCGGCCGTGCTCGGGCACAACGGCGCGGGCAAGAGCACGCTGCTGCGGGCCGCCGTGGGACTGCTCACGCCGACCAGCGGCACGATCCGCCTGGACGGCGAGGACATCACCCGCCGCAAGCCGCACGAACGGGTCGCGCGCGGGATGGCGTACGTCCCGCAGGGCCAGCAGTCGTTCCCGCACCTGACCACCGCCGAGAACCTCCAGCTCGTCGCGGACGGGCGCAGGCGCGGCAAGGAGTCGGTCGCCGAGGCGCTGGACCTGTTCCCGGCGCTGCGGGCACTGTCCAACCGCCGCGCGGGCCTGCTCTCCGGCGGCCAGCGGCAGCAACTCGCCATCGCCCGCGCCCTGGTGACGGAGCCTCGGCTGCTGCTCCTGGACGAGCCGACCGAGGGCATCCAGCCGTCGGTGGTCGCCGAGATCGAGGAGACGATCCTCGCGCTGGCCGCGCGGGGCGGACTCTCGGTGCTGCTGGTCGAACAGCACGTCGGGTTCGCGATGCGGGCGGCTCAGCGCTACTACGTGCTGGAGGCCGGGCGGGTCACGTCCTTCGGCGACGGCGGCGCGGAGGGCGAGGTGGCGGTGCGGGAGGCGCTCAGCGTGTGA